CGACCCCAGGTAGCGCCCAGGCCGGTGGTTGAAGGCGAGGACGAGGTTGAGGACGACGACCCCGGCCGCCGAGATCAGCACGTTGACCGGCGGCACCACCAGCAGGGCCGCCACGACCACGCAGGCGTCGAGCGCCATCATCACGTAGCCGGCCCGCCAGCCGAGGCGCTCCTGCGCGATGAGCGCGACGATGCTGAAGCCGCCGAGGCTCGATCCGTGCCGGAAGAGGATCAGCAGCCCGATCCCGGCGAGGACGTCGCCGGTCAGGACGCCGTAGACCGGGTCGATGCGGAGGGAGCCGAACGCGAGCGGATGCAGACCCGCGAGCACCGAGACCAGCGCGATCGAGAACATGGTCCGGAGGGTGAACCGCCAGCCCTTCTTCCACAGCGACAGCGCGAGGAACGGCAGGTTGACCGTGACGAGGATCACGCCGAACGGGATCGGCAGCGCGTAGCCGAGCAGCAGGGCCAGCCCGGCCGTCCCTCCCGTCACCGCCTCGCTCGCCCGGAGGAGGAAGAGGCCGAACGAGACGACGAACGCGCCGGTGACGAGCCCGAAGACGTCCTCGACGCGCGAGTGCGGCACGGTGGCGGTGGGGTCGGACATCCGACGATGCTGGCACAGCGATGTTGCGACGCCGTTACCGGCGGGGGCGGCACCCTCGTAGGCTGTGCCGGTGCTGCCCAAGATCCTGCTGTTCTACCGCTTCGTGCCGCTGGCCGATCCGGAGGCGGTCCGGCTGTGGCAGCGCGAGCTGTGCGAGTCGCTCGGCCTGCGCGGCCGCATCCTGCTCTCGAAGGACGGCATCAACGGCACCGTCGGCGGTGACATGGCGGCGCTCAAGCGCTACGTCCGCCGCACCCGGGAGTACTCCGCCCTCCACGGCCTCGAGGTGAAGTGGAGCGAGGGCTCCGGCCTCGACCAGGACGGCCGGAGCCTCGACTTCCCGGGCCTCTCGGTCAAGGTGCGCGACGAGATCGTGTCGTTCGGCGCGCCCGGCGAGCTCCGCGTCGATGCGGGCGGAGTGGTCGGCACCGGCACGAGGCTCCAGCCCGACGAGGTCGACGCGCTGGTCGCCGAGCGCGAGGACGTCGTCTTCTTCGACGGACGGAACGCCTTCGAGGCCGAGATCGGCCGCTTCGACGGGGCCGTCGTGCCCGGGGTCTCGAGCACTCGCGAGTTCGTCGAGCAGCTCGACTCCGGCGCCTACGACCATCTCAAGGACCGCCCGGTGGTCACGTACTGCACCGGGGGCATCCGGTGCGAGGTGCTGTCGAGCCTGATGACCGCGCGCGGCTTCGGCGAGGTGTACCAGCTCGACGGAGGCATCGTCCGCTACGCCGAGGCCCGGCGCGACTCCGGCCACTGGCGCGGCGCGCTGTACGTCTTCGACGGCCGCGGCTCGCTCACCTTCTCCCCCGACGCCGAGGTGATCGGACGCTGCACCGCGTGCGCCGCGCCGACGAGCCGGATGCGCAACTGCACCGATCCGTCGTGCCGAGCGCAGCTCGTGGTCTGCGAGGCCTGCGACGCCGTCGCCTGCGCGCTGCACGGGAGCCCTAGCCTTTCCTCATGAGCATCGAAGCGCGCGGACGCACCCTCGTCGACCTCCACACCGCCCCCGAGCTGCTGAGCGTGGTGAACGTGTGGGACGCCGTCTCGGCGACCACCGTCGCCGCCCTCCCCGAGACCCGGGCGCTGGCCACGGCCAGCCACTCGATCGCCGCGAGCTTCGGCTACGAGGACGGCGAGAGGATCCCCCTCGACCTGCACCTGGGTATGATCGCGCGCATCGTCGCCGCCGTCGAGGTCCCGGTGTCGGCCGACCTGGAGGCGGGCTACGGCGATGCGGGCGAGACCGTCCGCCGCGCGATCGAGGTGGGCGTCGTCGGCGCGAACCTCGAGGACCAGCTGAAGCCGCTCCCGGAGGCGCTGCGCGCGGTCGAGAAGGCCGTCGCGGCCGCGGAGGCCGAGGCCGTGCCCTTCGCCCTCAACGCCCGCACCGACGCGTTCGTGCGCGCGGGCGACCGCGATCGCGGCGAGGTCCTCGCCGACGCGATCGAGCGCGGCCGCGCGTACCTCGACGCGGGAGCCACCTGCTTCTTCGTGCCCGGGCTGCTGCAGGACGCCGAGCTCGAGGCGCTCGTCGCCGCGCTCGGCCGTCAGCGGGTGAGCGTGATCGGCGTGCCCGGCTCGCAGTCGCCCGCCCGCTTCGAGGAGCTCGGCCTCGCGCGGATCTCCTACGGGCCGTGGACGCAGCGGGTCGCCCTGACGGCACTGCAGCAGACGGCCGAGACGCTCTACGCCGGCGGCGCGCTGCCCGAGGGGACGCGGGCGCTGAACTGAGCCGCGTCCGCGGGCGGCTTCGGGCGTAGCGTGGGCTCATGTTCCGAGCCATCGTCGTCGAACGGCACGACTCCTCCGAGACCCCGAACCGCGCGCGACTCGTCGAGCGCGACGAACCCGACCGGTCGCACGGCGACGTGACGATCGCCGTCGAGTACTCGAGCGTCAACTTCAAGGACGCGCTCGCGCTCGCCGGCCGTCCCGGCGTCGTCCGGCGGACCCCGCTGATCGCCGGGATCGACGTCGTCGGCACCGTCGAGTACGCCGACGGCGCCGCGGCCGAGCGCTTCGACTCCGGTGACCGCGTCGTGCTGAACGGCGCCGGCCTCGGCGAGCGCCACGACGGCGGCTTCGCCGAGCGCGCCCGGGTCGAGTCGGGGTCGCTGCTGCGCATCCCGGGGGCGATCACCTCGGCCAGGGCCGGCGCGATCGGCACCGCGGGCTTCACGGCGATGCTCGCGGTCCTCGCCCTCGAGCGGCACGGCGTGCGGCCGGGCCAGGGGCCGGTGCTCGTCACGGGAGCGGCCGGCGGCGTCGGATCGGTCGCCGTCGCGCTGCTCGCGCGCCTCGGGCACGAGGTGGTCGCCTCCTCCGGTCGCGCCGTCGAGCAGGGCGACTACCTGCGCAGGCTCGGCGCCGCCGAGGTGGTCGACCGCGCCGCACTGCAGGAGGCGGGGAAGCCGCTGCAGTCCGAGCGCTGGGCGGGAGTCGTCGACTCCGCCGGCTCGCACACCCTCGCCAACGCCCTCGCGCAGACCCGCTGGGGCGGCACCGTCGCCGCGTGCGGGCTCGCGCAGGGGGCCGACCTGCCCTCGAGCGTGATGCCGTTCATCCTGCGCGGGGTGACGCTCGCGGGCATCAACTCGGTGGAGGCTCCGCGCAAACTCCGCGAGGAGGCCTGGCGCCGACTCGCCCACGACCTCGATCTCGACCTGCTCGACGAGCTGACGTCGACCGTCTCGCTCGGAGGAGCGCTGCAGATCGCCGAGGACGTCCTCGGCGGGCGGGTCCGCGGTCGCACGCTGGTCGACGTCCGCGCCTGACGCGTCGCCGAAACGGGCGCGAAACAGCGCCTGCGTAGGGTCGCGGGATGAGCACCGTCGACAAGAGCGCAGCCGGCATCGGCGAGCGCCAGTACCACATCGGGATCGCACCGGGCGAGGTGTCGACCGTGGCGCTGCTGCCGGGCGACCCCTTCCGCGTGCCGATGATCGCCGAGTTCCTCGACGACGCCCGCGAGATCGCGCACAACCGCGAGCACCTGACGATGACGGGCACCTACAAGGGCCACCCCATCACCGCGACGAGCACCGGAATGGGCTGCCCGTCGACCGCGATCGCCGTGGAGGAGCTCGCACGGGTCGGCGTGACCTCGTTCATCAGGGTCGGCAGCTCGGCCGCGACCCGGCGCGGGATCGAGCCGGGCGCGCTGCTCGTGAGCGAGGGGACGCTGCGCAACGACGGCACGAGCGCCGCCTACGCGCATCCGGGCTTCCCCGCGGTGCCCGATCTCGAGCTGACCTCCGCGCTCCTCGCGGCGACCCGCGAGATCGCGGAGCGCGAGGGGGTGCCCGTGCACTCCGGCATCAACGCGAGCGACGATGCGTTCTACGCCGAGACTCCGGAGTGGATCGCGACGCTCGAGCGGCACGGGATCCTCAACGTCGAGATGGAGTCGAGCGCGCTCTACGTGGTCGCCCGGCTGCGCGGGTTGCGCGCCGGGATGGTCTGCGCCTGCTCGAGCAACCTCGTCGACGGCGCGAGCCTGTACTCGGGCACGAAGGAGCGGCTGGCGCAGGGCTGGCGGCTGAGCATCGAGGCGGCGCTCGAGACGGCGGTGCGACTGCGGCTGTGAGCCGGCGCTCTCGCTACTCCGCGGCCTCGGTGGCTCCGCTGGGCTCGGCGGAGGCGTGGCCGACGGAGGGGTCGGCGCGCGGGGTGCGGGTGCGCGGGGTCGCGGGCTTGGCGGTGGGCGCGGGCTTCTTGGTCGGCGTGGCGGGCTTCTCGGGCGTGGCGGGCTTCTCGGCGGCGGGCTTCTTGGGGGCGGGCGTCTTTGCCACGGGCTTCTCGGGCGCGGCGGCGGCGTCCGGCGTCTCCTCGGGGGTCGCGGGCTCCGGAGTCGCCGGACGCTTCGCGGCCGCGGCGCGCGCCGCCGCCTGCTCGGCGACCTCCGGCACGATCACCAGGTCGTCCGTCTCGATCACCGGGATCGCCGACGTCACGGTGCCCAGCTGCAGCGCGGCGATCAGCTCCGGCGCGTGCTTGGTGCTGATGATCAGGCGCGAGTAGTCCTCGTCGGCCAGGTCGATCACGACGGCCGACGCGGTCCGCTTGATCAGCAGGAAGTCCTTGCCGCCGTGGAACTTCCAGGTGCCCGCGGCGATCGTGAGCGGGACGGCCGTGCCCGGCGCCCTGATGCCGCGCACCCAGATCCACGGGTCCTCGGTGACGGTCGCCGAGCGGATGCTCGACCGGTCGACCACGACGTCGCCACGGTGGAAGGCGAGCATCCGCTCGGCCCGGGTCAGGCGGAGTTCGAGGCGGTCGGGGAGCACGGTCACGACGGGCATGCCTCTAGTCTGCCCGGACCGCTCGTCGTTCGCGCTCCCGCGGTGCGAGCATGGACGGATGCCGATGGATCCGGAGGAGCTGCGCCTCCTCGACGCGATGCTCGCCGAGAAGCAGGAGCAGACCCGCCTCGAGGCCGCCCGTCTCGACGAGGCGCTGGGCGAGCTGCTCCTGGCGCGCGGCGACGGCACGGCCGACGACGAGCACGATCCCGAGGGCACCCCGCTGTCGGCCGAGTGGTCGCGGATGGCCGGAGTCCGTGACGCCCTGGCCCTGACCGAGCGCGATCTCGCCTCCGCTCGGCAGCGCCTCGGCACCGGCGACTACGGGATCTGCGCCCACTGCGGCCACCCGATCGGCGCCGCCCGCCTCGAGGCCCGCCCGACCGCCGACCTCTGCATCGACTGCGCCCGCCTGGCCGAGTCGCGGCGCCGCTGACCCGCCCTCGTCAGGTCAGCAGGGCCGCTCGCAGCGCCTCCGCGAAGCCGGGTACGCCCGCTCTCTCCAGGGCCGAGACGAGCTGAAGGGGAGCGAGCGGAGGGGCGACGCACGCGCTCGACCAGTCCTCCAGCGCTTCGAGCACGAGCTCGGGAAGCAGATCGAGCTGATCGAGGAGGAAGGCGTCGGGGTGCCGTACCTCGAGGTCGAAGCCCTGGACCGATGCGGAGTCGAAGTCGGCGAGGTCGAAGGTCACCAGGAGCGCGGCATCCGCTCGCACCGCGGCGGCGAGGACGTGCCGGTCCTTCGGGTGATTCCTCATCGCGTCGATCAGGGACTCGTAGCCCGACACCATCGCGTCCGGGAAGTACCGCCGCATCGCGTCGATCCGCCGGTCGACCGCATGCGCAGGAAGACTGCGCCTGAGGTTCCGCCCGAGCTCCTCCAGCACATCCATGGACCACAGCGGTCGGAAGGCGCCGCGCGAGGCGAGCCGGAGGAGGAAGTCGTTGAGAGTCGCGCTGTAGAGGACGTTCGTGTCGAGGAAGACCGGGAAGCGCACGGGCGGCTACGCCCCGGTCGGCACTGTCCGCTCGAAGGGAGGCGGATCGGCGGCGTAGAGGTCGTACTCCTGAGACGACGCGGTCAGATCTGCCAGAGCACGTCGCCGCTCGCGCTGGACGCGCTCCTGGTACTCGACCAGTGCACTCAGCATGACCCGACGGTGCCTGCCCACGAGCTCGAACTCGAGGCCGCCGGACTCCAGGATCTTGACGAACGTCGGTCGGGAGACCCCGAGGAAGTCGGCGGCCTCCTGCGTCGTCAGTCGCGCTCGAGAGGGCATCACCGTCACTCCGTCGCCGCCCGCGAGGGCTGTCGCCACGGCGACCAGAGCGTCGAAGATCTCTCCGGGGATCCGCACCGATCCACCATCGGGCGAGACGAGGACGGCGGTCTCGTGAGCGTCTGGATCCGTCGTCGAGAGGCGGCGGGCGAAGTCGACGACATCGCGGCGCTGGGTCCCGTGCGGTGGGAGGAAGGTGCGGGAACTTCGGCGGGTCTCTGAGGCGAGCATCCTCCGAGAATATTCGAAATATCCGAAAGTCGGGACGGTGGCGCACTCCGGGGCGCGCCCTCGTCAGCCGGTCGCGATCCGCTCGAGCCACAGCTCCATCAGCTGGCGCTCGGCCGGCAGCAGCGCGTCCGCCCCCGGCAGCAGCGCCCGCAGCGCGACCGCGGTCGACGACAGCGTGACCCGGTCGCCGGGGGGCGCCTCCGTCGTCACGGCCGCGATCACGGCCTCGCGGGCCGCCGCCGCCATCCGCGGATCACGCTGTCCGGGAGGCGTGTCGAGCAGCGAGAGGGTCACGCCGCGACCCACGGCCTGCAGGAGGGCGCAGGCGCGCTCCGGTGTCTCGCGGAGGCGGCCGGCGCGCGCGACCAGCGCCACCTTCTCCTGCAGCAGGGCGACACCGAGCGCGATCGCCGGCCCGGGCTCCGCCCTCGCCTGCACGATCCGGTAGGCCGCGGGATGGTCGAGGCCGAACTGCACCGCGTCGTCCCAGCCGACGCGGATGGCCTCGACCGGATCCTCGGGGAGCGCCCGGGAGCTCTTGGCCGCGACCCAGTCGGCGTAGACGCGCTCGACGGCCGCATCGAGGAGCCCGTCCTTGTCGCCGAAGAGCCGGTAGATCGCGGGGGCCTGCACCTGCGCGCGTGCTGTCACCGCTCGCGTCGAGACCGCCTCCGCCCCGCCCTCGTCGAGCAGTTCGAGGGCGGCGAGGAGGATCCGCTCGCGAGCGGGGAGGGCGTCGGTCGTCATGGTTCACACGCTACCAGCGGTCGTGGTAGCGTCGATATCACAGCGCTACCCTCCAGAGAGGTAGCGGAGCTACCAGGAGGCATCATGATCATCGTCACAGGAGCGGGCGGCCGTCTCGGCGGCGCCGTCGTCGACGCGCTGCTCGAGCACACCGACCCGAGTGCCGTCGGAGTCAGCACCACCCGACCGGACGAGCTGTCCGCGCTCGCGGACCGCGGCGTGAGGGTCCGCCGGGGCGACTACGACGATCCGGAGTCGCTCGCGTCGGCCTTCGAGGGCGCGGACCGGGTGCTCGTCGTCTCGGCACCGCGCCACGGCACCGCGGCGCTCGACGCCCACCGCGTCGCGATCGAGGCGGCCCGCACCGCCGGAGTCGGACGGGTGGTCTACACGAGCCACGTCGGCTCGGACGCCCTCTCGCCCTTCCCTCCCGCCGTCACCCACGCCACGACCGAGACGATGCTGCGCGACAGCGGACTCCCCTTCACCGCCGTGCGCAACGGGTTCTACGCCGACACGCCCCTCCGCCTCCTGCGCACCGCCGCCGAGTCCGGCGTGCTCCGTGTGCCGGTCGACGCGCCCGTCTCGTGGACGTTCCACCGCGACCTCGCGCCGGGGATCGCCTCCCTCCTGCTCGACGACTCGCTCGCCGAGCAGGTGGTCACGCTCACCTCGGGCCGCGCCGCGGACCTCGCCGAGCTCGCCGCGACCGCCTCCGCGGTCCTCGGCCGCCCGATCCGCCACGAGACGGTCGGCGACGACGAGTACGTCGCAGGACTCGTCGCCGCCGGAGTCCCCGAGTTCGGGGCGGCGATGCTGCTCGGCATCTTCCGCGCCTCCCGGCAGCGGCGGCTGGGCATCGTCGACCCCGCGCTCGGCGAGCTGCTCGGCAGGCCGACGACGACCCTCGAGGAGGCCCTCGCCGGTGAGGACGCGCAGGCCGGGCCCGGCCTCGCCCGCACCTGAGCGCGAGCACAGGTGGCGACGGAGCGAATCGCGGCTAGTCCTGCGAGAGTTCACATGCGGCTGCCGCCCCTCGAACGGAGGGCGCTGAGCGCCGCCATCCCCCTCCGCTCGAAAGGCACCCCCTCCGCATGACCGAGACGTCGACCGAGCGCGCCGTTGGCGCGCCTCCCGCACCCGACCGTCGAGCCTGGCGA
The genomic region above belongs to Rathayibacter sp. VKM Ac-2759 and contains:
- a CDS encoding NmrA family NAD(P)-binding protein, encoding MIIVTGAGGRLGGAVVDALLEHTDPSAVGVSTTRPDELSALADRGVRVRRGDYDDPESLASAFEGADRVLVVSAPRHGTAALDAHRVAIEAARTAGVGRVVYTSHVGSDALSPFPPAVTHATTETMLRDSGLPFTAVRNGFYADTPLRLLRTAAESGVLRVPVDAPVSWTFHRDLAPGIASLLLDDSLAEQVVTLTSGRAADLAELAATASAVLGRPIRHETVGDDEYVAGLVAAGVPEFGAAMLLGIFRASRQRRLGIVDPALGELLGRPTTTLEEALAGEDAQAGPGLART
- a CDS encoding PIN domain-containing protein, coding for MRFPVFLDTNVLYSATLNDFLLRLASRGAFRPLWSMDVLEELGRNLRRSLPAHAVDRRIDAMRRYFPDAMVSGYESLIDAMRNHPKDRHVLAAAVRADAALLVTFDLADFDSASVQGFDLEVRHPDAFLLDQLDLLPELVLEALEDWSSACVAPPLAPLQLVSALERAGVPGFAEALRAALLT
- a CDS encoding YitT family protein, whose protein sequence is MSDPTATVPHSRVEDVFGLVTGAFVVSFGLFLLRASEAVTGGTAGLALLLGYALPIPFGVILVTVNLPFLALSLWKKGWRFTLRTMFSIALVSVLAGLHPLAFGSLRIDPVYGVLTGDVLAGIGLLILFRHGSSLGGFSIVALIAQERLGWRAGYVMMALDACVVVAALLVVPPVNVLISAAGVVVLNLVLAFNHRPGRYLGS
- a CDS encoding isocitrate lyase/phosphoenolpyruvate mutase family protein, translated to MSIEARGRTLVDLHTAPELLSVVNVWDAVSATTVAALPETRALATASHSIAASFGYEDGERIPLDLHLGMIARIVAAVEVPVSADLEAGYGDAGETVRRAIEVGVVGANLEDQLKPLPEALRAVEKAVAAAEAEAVPFALNARTDAFVRAGDRDRGEVLADAIERGRAYLDAGATCFFVPGLLQDAELEALVAALGRQRVSVIGVPGSQSPARFEELGLARISYGPWTQRVALTALQQTAETLYAGGALPEGTRALN
- a CDS encoding TraR/DksA family transcriptional regulator, encoding MPMDPEELRLLDAMLAEKQEQTRLEAARLDEALGELLLARGDGTADDEHDPEGTPLSAEWSRMAGVRDALALTERDLASARQRLGTGDYGICAHCGHPIGAARLEARPTADLCIDCARLAESRRR
- a CDS encoding excisionase family DNA-binding protein: MLASETRRSSRTFLPPHGTQRRDVVDFARRLSTTDPDAHETAVLVSPDGGSVRIPGEIFDALVAVATALAGGDGVTVMPSRARLTTQEAADFLGVSRPTFVKILESGGLEFELVGRHRRVMLSALVEYQERVQRERRRALADLTASSQEYDLYAADPPPFERTVPTGA
- a CDS encoding nucleoside phosphorylase; the protein is MSTVDKSAAGIGERQYHIGIAPGEVSTVALLPGDPFRVPMIAEFLDDAREIAHNREHLTMTGTYKGHPITATSTGMGCPSTAIAVEELARVGVTSFIRVGSSAATRRGIEPGALLVSEGTLRNDGTSAAYAHPGFPAVPDLELTSALLAATREIAEREGVPVHSGINASDDAFYAETPEWIATLERHGILNVEMESSALYVVARLRGLRAGMVCACSSNLVDGASLYSGTKERLAQGWRLSIEAALETAVRLRL
- a CDS encoding MDR family oxidoreductase; translated protein: MFRAIVVERHDSSETPNRARLVERDEPDRSHGDVTIAVEYSSVNFKDALALAGRPGVVRRTPLIAGIDVVGTVEYADGAAAERFDSGDRVVLNGAGLGERHDGGFAERARVESGSLLRIPGAITSARAGAIGTAGFTAMLAVLALERHGVRPGQGPVLVTGAAGGVGSVAVALLARLGHEVVASSGRAVEQGDYLRRLGAAEVVDRAALQEAGKPLQSERWAGVVDSAGSHTLANALAQTRWGGTVAACGLAQGADLPSSVMPFILRGVTLAGINSVEAPRKLREEAWRRLAHDLDLDLLDELTSTVSLGGALQIAEDVLGGRVRGRTLVDVRA
- a CDS encoding rhodanese-related sulfurtransferase, with the protein product MPKILLFYRFVPLADPEAVRLWQRELCESLGLRGRILLSKDGINGTVGGDMAALKRYVRRTREYSALHGLEVKWSEGSGLDQDGRSLDFPGLSVKVRDEIVSFGAPGELRVDAGGVVGTGTRLQPDEVDALVAEREDVVFFDGRNAFEAEIGRFDGAVVPGVSSTREFVEQLDSGAYDHLKDRPVVTYCTGGIRCEVLSSLMTARGFGEVYQLDGGIVRYAEARRDSGHWRGALYVFDGRGSLTFSPDAEVIGRCTACAAPTSRMRNCTDPSCRAQLVVCEACDAVACALHGSPSLSS
- a CDS encoding TetR/AcrR family transcriptional regulator; its protein translation is MTTDALPARERILLAALELLDEGGAEAVSTRAVTARAQVQAPAIYRLFGDKDGLLDAAVERVYADWVAAKSSRALPEDPVEAIRVGWDDAVQFGLDHPAAYRIVQARAEPGPAIALGVALLQEKVALVARAGRLRETPERACALLQAVGRGVTLSLLDTPPGQRDPRMAAAAREAVIAAVTTEAPPGDRVTLSSTAVALRALLPGADALLPAERQLMELWLERIATG